The Microbulbifer sp. TB1203 nucleotide sequence TCGCCCGCGGACCGCTGGTTGGTGCGAGTATCGCCCAGCTCGGCGGCGCGGCCCTGGTTACCGCTCTGCTCGCCGTGCCGGTGGGGCTGGCGCTGTCCTGGTGCCTGGTTGCGGTGATCAACGTCGCGGCCTTCGGCTGGCGACTGCCGCTGCATATCTTCCCCGCTCAGATCGCCGCCACCGTGGGACTGGCGTTGAGCGTGGCCCTTCTCGCCGCCGTGCTGCCGGCCTGGCGGCTGTGGCGCACGTCGCCGCGCACTCTGCTGACGGAGTTCGAAGCCTTATGAGCCCGGCCGGACCCGCAAAACGCTTTCTTCCCTGGCTGGCGCTGGCGGCGCTGCTGCTCGCGGTGGCCCTGCAACAGCGGGACACCGAGCCGTCACCGGAAAGCTTTGCCGGGTTGGGCGAAGAGGCGGAGGGCTACGCCCAGGCACGCCCGGGAGCTACCTTGCGCTTCCCCGAGGACCACGGCGCCCATCCCGATTACCGCATCGAATGGTGGTACCTGACCGCCAATCTCGAAGATGCCGACGGCACGCCACTGGGCATCCAGTGGACACTGTTCCGCCAGGCGCTGTCCCCTCCCGATAATAACGAGCGCAACGGCTCGCCCTGGACCAGCCGCCAGCTATGGATGGCCCACGCCGCGCTGTCGACACCGGATGCCCATTTAGTCGCCGAGCGCTTTGCCCGTGGCATGACGCTGCCCGATCATCGCGGCCAGGCCGGTGTTGAGCTCGAACCATTTGCCGCCTGGCTGGATCACTGGCGCATGGAAAGCCGGTCGACCGCCCCCGCCGGCGACGCCCTGGACCGGCTGTGGGTGACGGCACGAGGCAGTGACGAAGGGCATGACTTCGGCTACCAGCTCGCGCTGAATGCCGAAGGTCCCCTGGTGCTGCACGGCGAGGCGGGCTTCAGCCAGAAGTCCGCCGATGGTCAGGGTTCCTACTACTACAGCCAACCGTTTTACCGGGTCGAAGGGCAGGTGGAGATCGACGGCGAGATACGCGAAGTCAACGGCCGGGCCTGGCTGGATCGCGAGTGGAGCAGTCAGCTGCTGGGTGCGGGGCAGGGGGGTTGGGACTGGTTCTCGCTGCATCTGGCAGGCGGTGCCAAGCTGATGGCCTTTCGCCTGCGTGGCGGTGGCGAGGAAGGCGGTGACTACGTCTCGGGAAGCTGGATCGATGCGGACGGACGACAGACCTCCCTTGCCGGCGACGACCTGCGCCTGACGCCCACGACATACAGTTCGGTGGCCGGGCGCCAGGTGCCCACCCAGTGGCGACTGCGCCTTCCGTCCCGGGATCTGGACGTCACTGTAAGTGCACGCCATGCGGATCGCTGGATGGATACCGCTTTCCCCTATTGGGAAGGCGACGTGGTGGTGGAGGGCAGCCACACCGGGGTCGGCTACCTGGAAATGACCGGCTATTGAGCTGGGCGAGCTGACGACCATGCGCTCAGCCCGCATTGCTCGTAGCTATTCGACAATCTGGTCCACGGCTGCGATCTGAGCTCAATGCGAATGGAAAATCTGTTCGCGGCCATGGGCCGCTCCTACAAGGGCCTGTTTAAACTTTTTCGCGATGCCCCGCAGAACAGTGCCTGTAGGAGCGGCCCATGGCCGCGATCGAGGTGCGGTTCTGGCAAGAGAGAAGCCCAGAATGGTGCGGAGATAAGCCGTTTCTCCTTGTAGGATGGGCAAAGGAGCGCAGCGACGTGCCCATCTTCGGGCCGGGGCTTGATGGGCACGCTACGCTTTGCCCATCCTACAAAAATTGCCCTGCCGCCCCTTAACTTAGCGCCATTAGGCTCAGCCCATATTACCCAGCACCGTTTTCACCACCAGCACCAGGGCCAATACAAAGAGGGCCGTGAAGAGAATGCCCGCGGCAATATAGGTCTTGATACTGCCGCCCTTGAAATCCCGCTCCCGATTTTTACTGCTCTGCACGCCGATGGCGGCGGCCAGGGTGCTGAGGATCACCTGGCCGAAAGAGGGACTTGGTTTCTTGTCTTCGCTCATGCTCAGTCCTCCAGATTGGGGCGCAGCCAGCGCTCCAACTCATTTTCCGGCATATCCTTACGCTTGGCCAGGCTCTTGAGCTGGTCGCGGCCTATCTTGCCCACGTTGAAGTACTTGGCTTGCGGGTGGGCAAAGTACCAGCCGCTTACCGAGGCGGCGGGGAGCATGGCGAAGTGCTCGGTCAGGCGGACCCCGGCATTTTCCTCGGCGTCCAGCAGACGGAACAGGGTGCCCTTTTCCGAGTGGTCCGGGCATGCGGGATAGCCGGGAGCGGGGCGGATGCCAGTGTAGGCCTCTTTAATCAGCTCCTCGTTGCTCAGATGCTCGTCCGGCGCGTAGCCCCAATATTCCCTGCGCACCTGTTTGTGCAGACACTCGGCGAGGGATTCCGCCAGCCGGTCCGCCAGCGCCTTGACCATAATCGCACTGTAGTCGTCGTGGGCCGCTTCGTATTTTGCAGCCAATTCGTCGGCGCCAATGCCGGTGGTGACCGCGAAGCCGCCTACATAATCTCCCACACTGGAGTCCTCCGGGGCGACAAAGTCGGCCAGCGAGCGGCACAGGCCGTCGCCGCCGCGCTTCTGCACCTGCTGGCGCATCTGGTGCAGGCGGGCCAATTCTTCGGTGCGGCTTTCATCCTTGTAAACGATGATGTCGTCGCCGTCGCTGTTGGCCGGCCAGAGACCGAACACCGCGCGGGCTCGCAGCAGTTTCTTGTCGATAATTTCCTGCAGCATCGACTGGGCGCTCTTGAAAAGGTCCGTGGCCGCTTCGCCCACCACTTCGTCGTTGAGGATCGCCGGGTATTTGCCGGCCAGGTCCCAGGAGATAAAGAAAGGCGTCCAGTCGATGGTGTCGACCAGTTTTTCCAGCGGGAAGTCGTCGATTACCGTCACGCCGGGTTTTTGCGGTACCGCCGGAGTGTAGCTCTGCCAGTCGAACTGCGGCGCTGCCTGCAGGGCCTCTTCGTAGCTCAGTCGCTTGTCGTTGCGCTTGCGGTTGGCGGTGCGGTGCCGGACCTTCTCGTATTCTTCCTGGATATTCTTAACGAAGGCCGGGCGCAGTTCGTCGGAGATCAGGCTGCTGGCTACACCCACCGCGCGGGACGCGTCGGCGACGTACACGGTCTGGTTTCGCTTGAACTGGGGATCGATTTTTACCGCGGTGTGCGCCTTGGAAGTGGTGGCGCCGCCGATCAGCAGCGGAATGTCGAAACCCTGGCGCTCCATCTCCGCGGCCACGTGCACCATCTCGTCCAGCGACGGCGTGATCAGGCCGGAGAGGCCGATAATATCGCACCGCTTTTCCTTTGCGGTCTGCAGAATGGTTTCGCAGGGCACCATGACACCCAGGTCGATTACTTCGTAGTTGTTACAGGCCAGCACCACCCCGACGATATTCTTGCCGATATCGTGCACGTCGCCCTTGACCGTGGCCATCAGGATGCGGCCGTTGGGTTTGCTGTCCGCGGTCTTCTCCGCCTCGATATAGGGCTGCAGGTAGGCCACCGCCTGTTTCATTACCCGCGCGGATTTCACCACCTGGGGCAGGAACATCTTGCCCTCGCCGAACAGGTCGCCGACCACGTTCATGCCGTCCATCAGCGGACCTTCGATCACATCCAGCGGGCGGGTAGCGGCGGCGCGGGCGGCCTCGGTATCTTCCACGATATAGTTGTTGATACCCTTGACCAGCGCGTGTTCCAGGCGCTTGTTCACCGGCAGTTCACGCCAACTCAGGTCTTCTTTGCGCGCCTGTGCCGCGCCGTCGCCGCGATACTTTTCCGCAATATCCAGCAGCGCCTCTGTGGCTTCCGGGCTGCGGTTGAGGATCACATCCTCGACTTTTTCCCGCAATTCTTGCGGCAGGTCGTCGTACACCGCCAACTGGCCGGCGTTGACGATACCCATATTCAAACCGGCCTTGATGGCGTGGAACAGGAATACCGAGTGGATCGCCTCGCGCACCGGGTTGTTGCCGCGGAAGGAAAAGGACACATTGGACACGCCGCCGGAAACGCTCGCTCCGAGGAGGTTCTCGCGGATCCACTGGGTGGCTTCGATAAAGTCCACCGCGTAGTTGTTGTGCTCCTCGATACCGGTGGCCACGGCGAAAATATTCGGGTCGAACACAATATCCGTGGGCGCGAAGCCGACCTTGTCGACGAGGATGTCATAGCTGCGTTTGCAGATTTCCGTCTTGCGCTCGAAGGTATCCGCCTGGCCGCTTTCGTCGAACGCCATCACCACCACCGCGGCACCGTAGCGCAGGCACTGGCGGGCTTTCTTGACAAAATCCTCTTCGCCTTCCTTGAGGCTGATGGAGTTGACGATGGGCTTGCCCTGGATGCACTGCAGCCCGGCCTCGATCACCTCCCACTTGGAGGAGTCCACCATAAAGGGCGCTTTGGCGATATCCGGCTCGGTGGCTGCCAGATTGAGGAAGCGGCGCATGGCGGCGACCGAATCGAGCATCGCCTCGTCCATATTGAAGTCGATCACCTGGGCGCCGTCCTCCACCTGGGCGGCGGCCACCTGCAGCGCGGTGTCGTAGTCCTCGTCCAGGATCAGGCGCTTGAAGCGCGCTGAGCCGGTGACGTTGCAGCGCTCGCCCACGTTCACGAACAGCGCATTCTCATCGGCGACGAAGGGTTCCAGGCCGGACAGGCGCAGGGCCGGCTTGATCTTCGGCAGCGCCCGCGGCGGAATATCGGCCACCGCGTCGGCTATTGCGCGGATATGTTCCGGGGTGGTGCCGCAACAGCCGCCGAGAATATTCAGAAAGCCGCTGCGCGCGAATTCGGCGACGATACCGGCGGTTTCCTCCGGGGTCTCATCGTACTCGCCGAATTCGTTCGGCAGGCCCGCGTTCGGGTGCGCGGAAACATTCTCGGCGCAGACGCCGGACAGCGCTTCCACATAGGGGCGCAGCTCGGTGGCGCCCAGGGCACAGTTGAGGCCGACGCTGAGCGGCTTCGCGTGCGCGATGGAGTAGTAGAAGGCCTCGGTGGTCTGCCCGGACAGGGTGCGCCCGGAGGCGTCGGTGATGGTACCGGAGATCATGATCGGCAGCTCAAAGCCCAACTCCTCGAACAGCTGATGCAGGGCGTAGATGGCCGCTTTGGCATTCAGGGTATCGAAGATGGTCTCGATCAGGATGATGTCCGATCCGCCCTCGATCAGGCCGCGCGTCGCCTCGATATAGTTGTTTACCAGTTCTTCGAAGGTGACATTGCGCGCGCCCGGATCGTTGACGTCCGGGGAGATGCTGGCGGTGCGCGAAGTGGGACCTATCACCCCGGCCACCCAGCGCGGCCTGTCCTCGGTCGCCACCGCATCGGCGGCCCGACGGGCCACCTCCGCGGCCACCCGGTTCAATTCCGGGACACTGTCTTCCAGGTCGTAGTCCGACTGGGACAGGCGGGTGGCGTTGAAGGTGTTGGTCTCGATAATATCGGCACCGGCCTCGAGATAGTCCCGGTGCAGCTTCTCGATCAGCTGCGGCTGGGTCAGGACCAGCAGGTCATTGTTGCCCTTGAGGTCGCTGTGATGGTCGGCGAAGCGGCTGCCGCGGTAGTCCTCTTCCGCCAGCTTCTCCCGCTGAATCATGGTGCCCATGGCGCCATCCAGGATCAGGATGCGCTCTGCCAGCGCGGCGTGAAGCTGGTCGAGGCGGTGGCGGCGGGACTGCTGGGGCATTGAAACTTCCTTCGCGGGGTTACAGGGGCGGCAATCTTAACATAATCGGTACTTGGGACTCGGGAGCGCGGAGCTCCAGCTCCGCTTGCGGGCCGTAGGCCCGTCAATTGGGAAGTGGTTCGTAGGATGGGCAAAGCGCAGCGTGCCCATCAGATGCAGGTTGATGGGCATGTCGCTGCGCTCCTTTGCCCATCCTACAGAAGATACAAAAGATGACCGAACAATGGGACTTCTGGATCGACCGCGGCGGCACCTTCACCGATATCGTCGCGCGACGCCCGGACGGCCGGCTGGTCAGCCATAAGCTGCTCTCCGAGAACCCGGAGCAGTATGAGGACGCGGCCCTGGCCGGCATCCGCGCGCTGCTGGAGGTGGAGCCAGAGGCGCCAATCCCGGCGGAGCGGATACGCTCGGTGAAGATGGGCACCACCGTGGCCACCAACGCGCTGCTGGAGCGCAAGGGGGACCCCCTGGTCCTGGTCACCTCCCGTGGTTTCCGCGACGCCCTGCGTATCGGCTACCAGGCCCGCCCGCGGCTGTTCGACCTGCATATCCGGTTGCCGGAGATGCTTTACGCCGAAGTCCTGGAAGTGGACGAGCGGGTCACCGCCAGTGGCGAGGTTTTGCAGGCGCCGGATGAGGAAAAGGTGCGCCGCGACCTGCAGGCGGTTTTCGACCGGGGCATCCGCGGCCTCGCCATCCTGCTGATGCACAGCTACCGCTATCCGGACCACGAGCGGCGCATCGCCGCCATCGCCCGCGAAATCGGCTTTACCCAGGTCTCCGTCAGCAGCGAGGTCAGCCCGCTGATCAAGCTGGTGGGGAGGGGCGATACCACCGTGGTGGACGCCTATCTGTCGCCGGTGCTGCGCCGCTATGTGGACCGGGTCGACCGGGCTCTGGGGGATACGCGCCTGCTGTTTATGCAGTCCAACGGCGGCCTTGCCGATGCGCATTTCTTCCAGGGCA carries:
- the metH gene encoding methionine synthase; the protein is MPQQSRRHRLDQLHAALAERILILDGAMGTMIQREKLAEEDYRGSRFADHHSDLKGNNDLLVLTQPQLIEKLHRDYLEAGADIIETNTFNATRLSQSDYDLEDSVPELNRVAAEVARRAADAVATEDRPRWVAGVIGPTSRTASISPDVNDPGARNVTFEELVNNYIEATRGLIEGGSDIILIETIFDTLNAKAAIYALHQLFEELGFELPIMISGTITDASGRTLSGQTTEAFYYSIAHAKPLSVGLNCALGATELRPYVEALSGVCAENVSAHPNAGLPNEFGEYDETPEETAGIVAEFARSGFLNILGGCCGTTPEHIRAIADAVADIPPRALPKIKPALRLSGLEPFVADENALFVNVGERCNVTGSARFKRLILDEDYDTALQVAAAQVEDGAQVIDFNMDEAMLDSVAAMRRFLNLAATEPDIAKAPFMVDSSKWEVIEAGLQCIQGKPIVNSISLKEGEEDFVKKARQCLRYGAAVVVMAFDESGQADTFERKTEICKRSYDILVDKVGFAPTDIVFDPNIFAVATGIEEHNNYAVDFIEATQWIRENLLGASVSGGVSNVSFSFRGNNPVREAIHSVFLFHAIKAGLNMGIVNAGQLAVYDDLPQELREKVEDVILNRSPEATEALLDIAEKYRGDGAAQARKEDLSWRELPVNKRLEHALVKGINNYIVEDTEAARAAATRPLDVIEGPLMDGMNVVGDLFGEGKMFLPQVVKSARVMKQAVAYLQPYIEAEKTADSKPNGRILMATVKGDVHDIGKNIVGVVLACNNYEVIDLGVMVPCETILQTAKEKRCDIIGLSGLITPSLDEMVHVAAEMERQGFDIPLLIGGATTSKAHTAVKIDPQFKRNQTVYVADASRAVGVASSLISDELRPAFVKNIQEEYEKVRHRTANRKRNDKRLSYEEALQAAPQFDWQSYTPAVPQKPGVTVIDDFPLEKLVDTIDWTPFFISWDLAGKYPAILNDEVVGEAATDLFKSAQSMLQEIIDKKLLRARAVFGLWPANSDGDDIIVYKDESRTEELARLHQMRQQVQKRGGDGLCRSLADFVAPEDSSVGDYVGGFAVTTGIGADELAAKYEAAHDDYSAIMVKALADRLAESLAECLHKQVRREYWGYAPDEHLSNEELIKEAYTGIRPAPGYPACPDHSEKGTLFRLLDAEENAGVRLTEHFAMLPAASVSGWYFAHPQAKYFNVGKIGRDQLKSLAKRKDMPENELERWLRPNLED
- a CDS encoding lipocalin-like domain-containing protein codes for the protein MSPAGPAKRFLPWLALAALLLAVALQQRDTEPSPESFAGLGEEAEGYAQARPGATLRFPEDHGAHPDYRIEWWYLTANLEDADGTPLGIQWTLFRQALSPPDNNERNGSPWTSRQLWMAHAALSTPDAHLVAERFARGMTLPDHRGQAGVELEPFAAWLDHWRMESRSTAPAGDALDRLWVTARGSDEGHDFGYQLALNAEGPLVLHGEAGFSQKSADGQGSYYYSQPFYRVEGQVEIDGEIREVNGRAWLDREWSSQLLGAGQGGWDWFSLHLAGGAKLMAFRLRGGGEEGGDYVSGSWIDADGRQTSLAGDDLRLTPTTYSSVAGRQVPTQWRLRLPSRDLDVTVSARHADRWMDTAFPYWEGDVVVEGSHTGVGYLEMTGY
- a CDS encoding DUF2970 domain-containing protein, which translates into the protein MSEDKKPSPSFGQVILSTLAAAIGVQSSKNRERDFKGGSIKTYIAAGILFTALFVLALVLVVKTVLGNMG